From Luteolibacter yonseiensis, the proteins below share one genomic window:
- a CDS encoding serine/threonine protein kinase: MSDSHEQVGFVAPDPADLAPLFPGYDIQGLIATGGMGAVYRAVQRSLDRTVALKILPMEFSKDAAFCAGFEAEAKAMARLNHPNLIGVFDFGEVNGMLFIIMEYVPGQSVYHSAYGTAIDQKEVIRLVAGICDGLAHAHENGIIHRDIKPSNILLDLNAQPKIGDFGLARPADRQIEEGEEIFGTPHYTAPEVVNAPHSVDYRADIFSVGVLLHELLTGKLPAQDPRPPSAVSRCDARFDKIVKKATMPLAAARFASAAEISKELRAIGAALEQKVSHVPSAAAPRRVAPVKTYGKKSQGSGSSTVVFLVLAAAIGAGAYFFFSKPTPAEAPKIVETPPPAPKVEKPVETPVVPRLPEPKVAEKTPEPQPEASGSAFGSSEAPLISGESSVAPSPGDAEPAVDAKFDVAGYLGKGRKNLQDRAKPLISTYRLSLSGNNSSFLRETGNLLRKMKLSGESVDKSVENAVGNWKGKDGKIPRQLDGPLSKIPGIDTVHAQYLQLQTGIDDTFQQGLSSHSSTYVQGIDKKIESLKAENDPGAITLLEREIKKTKESPKYFADLMLGADPQSGSGDD, encoded by the coding sequence ATGAGTGATTCCCATGAACAAGTCGGCTTTGTAGCACCGGACCCCGCCGATCTCGCACCGTTGTTTCCGGGATATGACATCCAGGGGCTCATCGCCACCGGCGGCATGGGTGCGGTTTACCGTGCGGTCCAGCGGTCGCTCGACCGGACGGTGGCGCTGAAGATCCTGCCCATGGAGTTCAGCAAGGATGCGGCGTTCTGCGCGGGCTTCGAGGCCGAGGCGAAAGCGATGGCCCGGCTGAACCACCCGAACCTCATTGGTGTCTTCGACTTCGGCGAGGTGAACGGCATGCTGTTCATCATCATGGAATATGTGCCGGGCCAATCGGTCTACCACTCGGCTTACGGGACCGCCATCGACCAGAAGGAAGTGATCCGTCTCGTCGCGGGCATTTGCGACGGTCTCGCCCACGCCCACGAAAACGGCATCATCCACCGCGACATCAAGCCTTCGAACATCCTGCTGGATCTGAACGCCCAGCCGAAGATCGGGGATTTCGGTCTCGCGCGGCCTGCGGACAGGCAGATCGAGGAGGGAGAGGAAATTTTCGGAACCCCGCACTACACCGCGCCGGAAGTGGTGAACGCGCCCCACTCGGTGGACTATCGGGCGGATATTTTCTCCGTCGGAGTCCTTCTTCACGAGTTGCTGACCGGAAAACTCCCGGCACAGGACCCCCGGCCTCCTTCGGCGGTCTCCCGTTGCGACGCTCGTTTTGACAAGATCGTCAAGAAGGCGACCATGCCCCTCGCCGCCGCACGGTTTGCCAGCGCGGCGGAGATCTCCAAGGAACTGCGGGCCATCGGCGCCGCGCTCGAGCAGAAGGTCTCCCATGTTCCATCGGCCGCCGCACCACGGCGCGTGGCTCCCGTCAAAACCTACGGGAAAAAATCCCAGGGTTCGGGTTCCTCCACGGTTGTTTTCCTGGTGCTCGCCGCCGCCATCGGAGCGGGTGCCTATTTCTTCTTCTCGAAACCGACGCCGGCGGAGGCTCCCAAAATCGTCGAAACGCCTCCTCCCGCTCCCAAAGTGGAAAAACCGGTGGAAACTCCCGTCGTTCCGAGATTGCCCGAGCCGAAGGTGGCTGAAAAGACTCCGGAACCCCAGCCGGAGGCTTCCGGCTCGGCGTTTGGATCTTCCGAAGCTCCCCTGATTTCCGGTGAAAGTTCCGTCGCTCCCTCTCCCGGAGACGCCGAACCGGCCGTGGATGCGAAGTTCGATGTCGCCGGATACCTTGGAAAAGGCAGGAAAAATCTCCAGGACCGCGCCAAGCCATTGATCAGCACCTATCGTTTGAGCTTGAGCGGGAACAACTCGAGTTTCCTCAGGGAGACTGGAAACCTTCTCCGCAAGATGAAGCTGAGCGGCGAATCCGTGGACAAATCCGTGGAAAATGCCGTGGGGAACTGGAAAGGAAAAGATGGGAAAATCCCGAGGCAGCTCGACGGTCCGCTTTCCAAGATCCCCGGCATCGATACCGTCCATGCCCAATATCTCCAGCTGCAGACCGGCATCGACGATACCTTCCAGCAGGGGCTGTCATCCCATTCGAGCACTTACGTCCAAGGCATCGACAAAAAGATCGAGAGCCTGAAAGCCGAAAACGATCCCGGAGCCATCACCCTTCTGGAGCGGGAGATCAAGAAAACCAAGGAGTCGCCGAAATACTTCGCGGACCTGATGCTGGGAGCCGATCCCCAGAGTGGTTCGGGAGATGACTGA
- a CDS encoding globin, translating into MNETNVMKLCGEAGIRRMVAAFYQRMRSDDLIGPMYPADDWEGSESRLAEFLLFRLGASTHYIETRGHPKLRMRHVTFRIGLAERDRWISLMGSAMDDAEIPAPAREFLDPFFAQVADFMRNQADR; encoded by the coding sequence ATGAACGAAACGAATGTCATGAAACTTTGCGGCGAGGCCGGAATCCGCCGCATGGTGGCCGCGTTTTACCAACGGATGCGGTCGGATGACCTCATCGGCCCCATGTATCCGGCGGATGACTGGGAGGGATCGGAGAGCCGGTTGGCGGAGTTCCTGCTGTTCCGCCTGGGTGCCTCCACCCATTACATCGAGACCCGTGGACACCCCAAGCTGCGGATGCGCCACGTCACGTTCAGGATCGGCCTTGCCGAGCGCGACCGCTGGATTTCCCTGATGGGCTCCGCCATGGACGATGCGGAGATACCCGCCCCCGCCCGGGAGTTCCTGGATCCGTTTTTCGCCCAGGTGGCGGACTTCATGAGAAATCAGGCAGACCGGTGA
- a CDS encoding CPBP family intramembrane glutamic endopeptidase, translating to MRRVYPEPFVALLAFVLGIWLWDLYFGKNAGYPPGTEEMALVKIDRDLRLADAMADDAAWQRALVGVELPWVTKRKALEAMEKLAREGGLSPQGREAFVMLKALEDGKMPEGIRTSSEIRETAERLALHQGTWWEAKWLESLEPEDSPGMDWGPAYKEDMDRLKTRAVATGAMVSLLGLVGLAFIPSALGCLKEGFFPRFRGYGEAWSLPLGLVVFMLATLAWIGFSMTLDLAAGVFPGMHPLAGIALDSLARVLPAVIVLGLLFRRPSHGIRVLGLVPPVAWRPIFGMFTLLMIFDHLLRVAMGNVDPNEPGGGLSRGEAGGWGLVYALVSACVLAPVVEEIVYRGLLFRSFRNRLGVLPAALLSSAVFAVLHIYDGYGLISVGVFGFSCALLYSGTASLTTVIVLHLLYNLSIKLPEWVFYHAPLG from the coding sequence TTGCGGCGGGTCTATCCGGAGCCGTTCGTGGCGTTGCTGGCATTTGTTCTGGGGATCTGGTTGTGGGATCTCTATTTCGGCAAAAACGCCGGCTATCCGCCGGGGACCGAGGAGATGGCCTTGGTGAAAATCGACCGGGATCTGCGGTTGGCGGATGCGATGGCGGACGATGCCGCATGGCAACGTGCCCTGGTGGGCGTGGAGTTGCCCTGGGTGACGAAGCGCAAGGCGCTCGAAGCCATGGAAAAACTGGCGCGCGAGGGCGGACTCTCCCCACAGGGGCGTGAGGCGTTCGTCATGCTGAAAGCCCTGGAAGATGGGAAGATGCCGGAAGGGATCCGGACTTCCTCCGAAATCAGGGAAACCGCGGAAAGACTGGCTCTCCACCAAGGAACGTGGTGGGAGGCCAAATGGTTGGAATCCCTTGAGCCGGAGGATTCCCCTGGAATGGATTGGGGCCCGGCATACAAGGAGGATATGGATCGGTTGAAAACCCGGGCGGTTGCGACCGGGGCGATGGTTTCCCTGCTCGGCCTGGTGGGCCTGGCTTTCATTCCCAGCGCGCTGGGTTGTTTGAAGGAGGGATTTTTCCCACGGTTCCGGGGCTACGGCGAGGCATGGTCCCTGCCCTTGGGTCTGGTGGTGTTCATGTTGGCCACGTTGGCATGGATCGGTTTCAGCATGACGCTGGATCTGGCTGCGGGAGTGTTTCCCGGCATGCATCCGCTGGCAGGGATCGCGCTGGATTCGCTGGCACGGGTGCTGCCCGCCGTCATCGTGCTGGGCCTGCTTTTCCGGCGTCCTTCCCACGGCATCCGGGTGCTTGGGCTGGTCCCGCCCGTTGCATGGCGGCCGATTTTCGGGATGTTCACCCTGTTGATGATCTTCGATCATCTCCTGCGGGTGGCCATGGGCAATGTCGACCCGAACGAGCCCGGGGGAGGGCTCAGCCGGGGAGAGGCCGGCGGCTGGGGACTGGTTTACGCCTTGGTTTCGGCGTGTGTGCTGGCCCCGGTCGTTGAGGAGATCGTGTATCGCGGATTGCTGTTCCGCTCGTTCCGGAACCGTCTGGGCGTTCTGCCGGCGGCCCTGCTGTCCTCGGCGGTGTTTGCGGTCCTGCACATCTATGATGGCTACGGCCTGATCAGCGTCGGGGTTTTCGGGTTCTCCTGCGCGCTGCTGTATTCGGGCACCGCATCATTGACCACCGTGATCGTGCTCCACCTGCTTTACAACCTGTCGATCAAGCTGCCCGAGTGGGTGTTTTACCACGCCCCTCTCGGGTGA
- a CDS encoding CPBP family intramembrane glutamic endopeptidase encodes MSDPTESVIIASFCTALGVFMLTAIGRKIFEGKQETGPLPAPPFPDEEISLPARPDSPYQPPTAVTPPPATPQSGIPIAFYRPLDLLGVGLIFLVFFTLVVGSVQMAASGKETDLDPSGLISSIIFQFVSAAIVTGMVFKRIRPIAWLGLRWRNWPWVSLIAPGAVLGMWLIFGGLQASGYMEWIESLGCEPMQETVKLLQDSTDPTLIGLMIFAAVIAAPFCEEIVFRGYLYTVGKRFAGPWIGAFCSALIFSAAHGSVAALLPLFIFGLVQVFIYEKTGSIWAPIAVHLLFNGATVLVQLAPRFGYPIDASL; translated from the coding sequence ATGTCCGATCCTACCGAATCCGTCATCATCGCCTCGTTTTGCACGGCACTCGGTGTTTTCATGCTCACCGCGATCGGCAGGAAAATTTTCGAAGGAAAACAGGAAACCGGTCCGCTGCCGGCCCCGCCGTTTCCTGATGAGGAGATCTCCCTACCCGCCCGCCCGGACTCGCCCTACCAGCCACCGACGGCCGTCACGCCGCCGCCCGCCACGCCCCAGTCCGGCATTCCCATCGCATTCTACCGCCCGTTGGACCTGCTCGGGGTGGGCTTGATTTTTCTCGTCTTCTTCACCCTCGTCGTCGGTTCCGTCCAGATGGCGGCGAGTGGAAAAGAGACCGACCTGGACCCCAGCGGACTGATCTCCTCGATCATCTTCCAGTTCGTCAGCGCCGCCATCGTCACCGGGATGGTATTCAAGCGCATCCGCCCCATCGCCTGGCTGGGCCTGAGGTGGCGGAACTGGCCATGGGTATCCCTCATCGCCCCTGGCGCGGTCCTCGGCATGTGGCTCATTTTCGGAGGACTCCAGGCCTCCGGCTACATGGAATGGATCGAATCCCTCGGCTGCGAACCCATGCAGGAAACCGTCAAGCTGCTGCAGGATTCCACCGACCCGACGTTGATCGGCCTCATGATCTTCGCCGCCGTCATCGCCGCGCCGTTTTGCGAGGAAATCGTTTTCCGCGGCTACCTGTATACCGTCGGGAAGAGATTCGCGGGTCCATGGATCGGCGCGTTCTGCTCGGCACTCATCTTTTCCGCCGCCCACGGCAGTGTCGCCGCGCTGCTGCCGCTCTTCATCTTCGGACTCGTGCAGGTTTTCATCTACGAAAAAACCGGCTCCATCTGGGCACCCATCGCCGTGCACCTGCTGTTCAACGGTGCCACCGTGCTGGTCCAACTGGCACCACGCTTCGGCTACCCCATTGATGCATCGCTGTGA
- a CDS encoding thiamine-phosphate kinase has product MKTLRDIGEDALIDRLIGLVPRDANPAAGPGDDCAVIDQGGSTLLLLKTDALVEHVHFLPTAPAHAVGWKAAARVVSDFAAMGGKPEHFLITLALPPETTVDWVENLYRGFGGCLEKFGGFLAGGETSGVPAGSAAVISIAATGSVSRENLVLRSTVKPGDILFVTGTLGGSIHGKHLDFTPRIREAEWLVTHFKPSAMMDLSDGLGKDLARLAAASACGFRIERENLPLTPGCTADQAIGDGEDFELLFTIHESLVGNLQAAWPFTDTPLTRIGKMEEAGNGETLEGGWEHFQASHQ; this is encoded by the coding sequence GTGAAAACCCTGCGCGACATCGGTGAAGACGCCCTGATCGACCGCCTCATCGGTCTCGTCCCCCGCGATGCGAACCCTGCGGCAGGCCCGGGAGACGACTGTGCCGTCATCGACCAAGGCGGCTCCACCCTGCTGTTGTTGAAAACCGACGCGCTTGTCGAACACGTGCACTTCCTGCCCACCGCCCCGGCGCACGCCGTCGGGTGGAAGGCCGCCGCCCGCGTGGTCTCCGACTTCGCCGCGATGGGAGGAAAACCTGAACACTTCCTCATCACCCTGGCCCTGCCGCCGGAAACGACTGTGGACTGGGTGGAAAACCTCTACCGCGGCTTCGGCGGTTGTCTGGAAAAATTTGGTGGATTCCTGGCCGGAGGAGAAACCTCCGGTGTCCCGGCCGGATCCGCCGCCGTCATCTCCATCGCCGCAACCGGCAGCGTGTCGCGGGAAAACCTGGTGCTCCGCTCGACCGTAAAGCCCGGCGACATCCTCTTCGTCACCGGCACGCTCGGTGGATCGATCCACGGCAAGCATCTCGATTTCACCCCCAGGATCCGCGAGGCGGAATGGCTCGTCACCCATTTCAAACCGTCCGCGATGATGGACCTCTCCGACGGCCTCGGCAAGGACCTCGCCCGCCTCGCCGCCGCCTCAGCCTGTGGATTCCGGATCGAACGCGAAAACCTCCCCCTCACGCCCGGATGCACGGCGGATCAAGCCATCGGCGATGGTGAGGATTTCGAACTCCTCTTTACGATCCACGAATCCCTCGTCGGGAATCTCCAGGCGGCGTGGCCCTTCACAGACACTCCGCTCACACGCATCGGGAAAATGGAGGAAGCAGGAAACGGTGAGACCCTCGAAGGCGGCTGGGAGCACTTCCAAGCCTCACATCAATGA
- a CDS encoding YciI family protein — MKYLISFPSKAMIVPDGEWEAVVHDSHAVIEEAKAAGVYVFGGGIDEAVPPVLVSADGTFSAGGYPWAPPLNGGFTVLELPSREEAVAWAARIAKACRCQQELRVFGFDPAS, encoded by the coding sequence ATGAAATACCTGATCTCATTTCCAAGCAAAGCGATGATCGTTCCCGATGGCGAATGGGAGGCGGTGGTTCACGACTCGCACGCGGTGATCGAGGAAGCGAAGGCCGCCGGTGTCTATGTCTTCGGCGGCGGCATCGACGAAGCGGTCCCGCCGGTGCTCGTCTCGGCCGATGGCACGTTCTCCGCAGGCGGATACCCGTGGGCGCCTCCGCTCAATGGCGGATTCACGGTGCTCGAGCTGCCCTCCCGTGAAGAAGCCGTCGCGTGGGCCGCGCGCATTGCGAAGGCCTGCCGCTGCCAACAGGAACTCCGGGTGTTCGGCTTCGATCCCGCTTCTTGA
- a CDS encoding ABC-F family ATP-binding cassette domain-containing protein, with translation MSALLSANEIRLTYGYQTLLDGVTLAVGAGEKVGLVGRNGCGKTSLLKILTGQQMADSGEISRRRALRVGYLPQEFELDGELSVQENIASGAADVVEAIRRYENGDGSEAELSDLLHLIDHADGWNLEARIKSISTALGTPPLEAAVGPLSGGEKRRVALCRALVCQPDLLLLDEPTNHLDAESIRWLEDALKGFPGAVIFVTHDRYFLDVIATRIIEIDQGRAFSHPGNYTAFLESKAVRQQIAEQTERRRQRFLREELEWVRSGVKARGTKQRTRLDKFYEIEGMEAPPEEREMDLLIPPPPDLGNIVVELEGAGVNVGGEVTPRWLFRNLTLSLRPGQCTGIVGRNGVGKTTLLKLCLGQIEPTEGTAVTGKRVKVNYIDQTRMALDGTGSLLDEISDGNEKLMFGNQPLGARNYLRRFLFDDKRINERVDLLSGGERARLMLAKVLKNGGNVIVLDEPTNDLDLPSLRMLEEALAVFDGSVIVVSHDRYFLDRICDQIIAFEDNGITVQTGNYSYYLEKRQAREAAERIQAQAAARDAAARQKAAVAAPVEKKSRKMTFKEKAELEGMEAAILEVEEEAGELEALLNDPDFQAKRFAEIPELVEKLDALKAKAAKLYTRWEELEDLKEG, from the coding sequence ATGTCCGCTCTGCTCTCCGCCAACGAAATCCGCCTGACCTATGGTTATCAAACGCTGCTCGACGGTGTCACACTCGCCGTAGGCGCGGGGGAGAAGGTGGGGCTCGTCGGGCGGAACGGCTGTGGCAAGACGTCGCTCTTGAAAATCCTGACCGGCCAGCAGATGGCGGACTCCGGTGAAATTTCCCGCCGCAGGGCGCTCCGTGTCGGTTATCTGCCCCAGGAGTTCGAGCTGGATGGCGAGTTGAGCGTGCAGGAAAACATCGCCTCCGGCGCTGCGGACGTGGTCGAGGCGATACGCCGTTACGAAAATGGCGACGGTTCGGAGGCGGAGTTGAGCGACCTGCTCCATCTCATCGACCACGCGGATGGCTGGAACCTGGAGGCGCGCATCAAGTCCATTTCCACCGCGCTCGGCACACCCCCGCTCGAGGCCGCCGTCGGTCCTTTGTCCGGCGGTGAGAAGCGCCGGGTCGCCTTGTGCCGGGCACTGGTCTGCCAGCCGGACCTGCTCCTGTTGGACGAGCCGACGAACCATCTGGACGCCGAGTCCATCCGTTGGTTGGAGGACGCGCTCAAGGGATTTCCCGGGGCCGTGATCTTCGTCACCCACGACCGCTATTTCCTCGATGTCATCGCCACCCGCATCATCGAGATCGACCAGGGGCGTGCCTTCTCCCACCCGGGGAATTACACCGCGTTCCTGGAATCGAAGGCCGTGCGCCAGCAGATCGCCGAACAGACCGAACGCCGCCGCCAGCGTTTCCTGCGGGAGGAGCTCGAGTGGGTCCGCTCCGGGGTGAAGGCCCGCGGCACGAAACAGCGGACGAGGTTGGACAAGTTTTACGAAATCGAGGGCATGGAGGCCCCGCCCGAGGAGCGGGAAATGGACCTGCTCATCCCGCCGCCGCCGGACCTTGGCAACATCGTGGTCGAACTGGAGGGCGCGGGGGTGAATGTCGGCGGCGAGGTGACGCCTCGCTGGTTGTTCCGGAATCTCACCCTCAGCCTGCGCCCCGGCCAGTGCACCGGCATCGTCGGACGCAATGGTGTGGGCAAGACGACCCTGCTCAAGCTCTGCCTCGGGCAGATCGAGCCGACGGAGGGCACCGCCGTCACCGGCAAGCGGGTGAAGGTGAACTACATCGACCAGACCCGCATGGCGCTCGATGGCACCGGTTCGCTGCTGGACGAGATTTCCGACGGGAATGAAAAGCTCATGTTCGGCAACCAGCCGCTCGGCGCGCGGAACTACCTGCGGAGGTTCCTTTTCGACGACAAGCGCATCAACGAACGGGTGGACCTCCTCTCCGGCGGTGAACGCGCCCGCCTGATGCTTGCGAAGGTCCTGAAAAACGGTGGCAATGTCATCGTGCTCGACGAGCCGACGAACGACCTCGACCTGCCCTCGCTGCGGATGTTGGAAGAAGCCCTCGCGGTGTTCGACGGCAGCGTGATCGTCGTTTCCCACGACCGCTACTTTTTGGACCGCATCTGTGACCAGATCATCGCCTTCGAGGACAACGGCATCACGGTGCAGACGGGGAATTATTCCTACTACCTGGAGAAGCGCCAGGCCCGCGAGGCTGCGGAGCGCATCCAGGCCCAGGCGGCGGCGCGGGATGCCGCCGCGCGTCAGAAAGCGGCGGTGGCGGCCCCGGTCGAGAAGAAGTCTCGCAAAATGACCTTCAAGGAAAAGGCGGAACTGGAAGGAATGGAAGCGGCGATTCTTGAAGTGGAGGAGGAGGCCGGAGAGCTGGAGGCCTTGCTGAACGACCCGGATTTCCAAGCCAAGCGGTTTGCGGAAATTCCCGAGCTGGTGGAAAAACTCGATGCCCTGAAGGCGAAAGCGGCGAAACTTTACACGCGCTGGGAGGAGCTGGAGGACCTGAAGGAGGGGTGA
- a CDS encoding rhomboid family intramembrane serine protease has protein sequence MGIADRDYQRNTSRRSGFFSQITPAVKWLLILNIGIFVLDAIIERTLGYRWLESYGAFTIQSGIQTGRVWEFITFQFLHGGFFHLLMNCLGIFFFGPWMERWWGTGKFVMFHLLCGVGGALFFALLAVTGVLPGDDLQAPLVGASAGIYGMLVGVAVISPDMRVRLLFPPVELSMRQVALGTLGISAAMILLRIGGNEGGEAGHLGGALAGYVLMRYPHLLGDRGIRIFQPKVTKPKPQPKIRPRSGLEKIRDTEVDLILDKISSHGFQSLTQEEKDLLQQASTQKQSKR, from the coding sequence ATGGGCATCGCTGATCGAGATTATCAACGGAACACCTCGCGCCGCAGCGGCTTTTTTTCCCAAATCACGCCGGCGGTGAAGTGGTTGCTGATTCTGAATATCGGAATCTTCGTGCTGGATGCGATCATTGAAAGGACGCTCGGTTACAGATGGCTCGAGTCTTATGGAGCGTTCACCATCCAGTCCGGGATCCAAACCGGAAGGGTTTGGGAATTCATCACCTTCCAGTTCCTGCACGGCGGCTTCTTCCACCTGTTGATGAACTGTCTGGGAATCTTCTTCTTCGGCCCATGGATGGAGAGGTGGTGGGGCACCGGGAAATTCGTGATGTTCCATCTGCTGTGCGGGGTCGGCGGGGCGCTGTTTTTCGCGCTGCTCGCCGTCACCGGCGTGCTGCCGGGTGACGACCTCCAGGCTCCGCTGGTCGGAGCGTCCGCCGGCATCTATGGCATGCTCGTCGGGGTGGCGGTGATTTCACCGGACATGCGTGTGCGGCTGCTTTTTCCGCCGGTCGAACTCTCCATGCGGCAGGTGGCCTTGGGAACCCTGGGGATTTCCGCCGCGATGATCTTGTTGAGGATCGGTGGTAACGAGGGAGGCGAGGCCGGACATCTGGGCGGAGCCTTGGCAGGCTATGTCCTGATGCGCTACCCGCACCTCCTGGGTGACAGGGGCATCCGGATCTTCCAGCCCAAGGTGACCAAGCCGAAGCCGCAGCCGAAGATCCGCCCGCGCTCCGGACTGGAGAAAATCCGGGACACCGAGGTGGACCTGATTCTCGACAAGATTTCCAGCCATGGATTCCAAAGCCTCACGCAGGAGGAAAAGGATCTCCTGCAACAAGCCTCCACCCAGAAACAATCGAAACGATGA
- the mazG gene encoding nucleoside triphosphate pyrophosphohydrolase — protein sequence MTDAEMIDSPDAGRQLARLRAIMHRLRAPGGCPWDAEQTHESIVPNLIEEAYETVDTIQRGDHEHLKEELGDLLLQVVFHSELAEEAGRFNLDDVARGISEKLVRRHPHVFASSGVSTTDGVLEQWEAIKRAEKGDEEKPYLHGVGKGLPALLRAAKLQKKAAKVGFDWPDEAGVLAKIHEELLELETAMAAQDEASVSEEMGDLFFSMVNLARFRNIDPEVLMASANAKFESRFGEMERTLRSGGVSLDAATPEQMDTAWETAKRNLRS from the coding sequence ATGACCGACGCGGAAATGATCGACTCCCCGGATGCCGGGCGCCAACTCGCCCGTCTCAGGGCCATCATGCACCGGCTGCGCGCACCCGGCGGCTGCCCGTGGGATGCGGAGCAGACCCATGAATCCATCGTGCCGAACCTGATCGAGGAAGCTTATGAAACGGTGGACACGATCCAGCGTGGAGACCATGAACACCTGAAGGAGGAGCTCGGCGACCTGCTGCTGCAGGTCGTCTTCCACAGCGAGCTGGCCGAAGAAGCGGGCCGGTTCAACCTCGACGACGTGGCGCGCGGCATCAGTGAGAAACTGGTCAGGCGGCATCCGCATGTTTTCGCGAGCAGCGGAGTTTCCACCACGGACGGCGTGCTCGAACAGTGGGAGGCGATCAAACGCGCGGAAAAGGGAGACGAGGAAAAGCCTTACCTGCACGGGGTGGGCAAGGGGCTGCCCGCGCTTTTACGGGCAGCGAAACTTCAGAAAAAGGCGGCGAAAGTCGGATTCGACTGGCCTGACGAAGCCGGCGTCCTGGCGAAAATCCACGAGGAACTGCTCGAACTGGAAACCGCCATGGCCGCACAGGATGAGGCGTCCGTCTCCGAGGAAATGGGCGATCTGTTTTTCTCCATGGTAAATCTGGCCCGCTTCCGGAACATCGACCCGGAGGTCCTGATGGCCTCCGCGAACGCCAAGTTCGAATCGCGGTTCGGAGAAATGGAGCGCACCCTCCGGTCCGGCGGGGTTTCACTGGATGCCGCCACGCCGGAACAGATGGACACGGCGTGGGAAACGGCGAAGCGGAACCTTCGGAGCTAG
- a CDS encoding RsmE family RNA methyltransferase — protein MARFFLPPGAWLTEPTLVGDEARHFSQVLRGRAGEKIIIFDGEGRRASAEALSVSRDHVPLKIGEILPSRSPMPAITLAQAIPKGKNMDLIVQKSVELGITAIQPLVTRNTIVQPGDGKSEKWRRNALEACKQCGQDTLPQVADPLTFERWISDQAAAPGLKLIASLAPDARPFRSVLRDHPGTTHATLLVGPEGDFTAEETQAASDAGFFKISLGEIVLRVETATIFCLAALRYEFQ, from the coding sequence ATGGCGCGCTTCTTCCTACCTCCGGGCGCATGGCTCACCGAGCCGACGCTTGTCGGCGATGAAGCGCGTCATTTTTCCCAGGTCCTGAGGGGCAGGGCGGGGGAAAAAATCATCATCTTCGATGGCGAGGGACGCCGCGCCTCTGCGGAAGCGCTTTCCGTATCGCGGGACCACGTTCCGTTGAAAATAGGCGAAATCCTGCCTTCGCGGTCCCCCATGCCGGCCATCACGCTGGCGCAGGCGATTCCGAAAGGGAAAAACATGGACCTCATCGTCCAGAAATCCGTGGAACTGGGAATCACCGCCATCCAACCGCTTGTCACCCGGAATACCATCGTCCAGCCGGGAGACGGGAAATCCGAGAAATGGCGCCGCAATGCCCTCGAGGCTTGCAAGCAGTGCGGGCAGGATACCTTGCCGCAGGTCGCCGACCCTCTGACATTCGAGCGTTGGATATCCGATCAGGCAGCCGCGCCGGGCCTGAAGCTCATCGCCTCGCTTGCCCCGGACGCCAGGCCATTTCGTTCTGTCCTCAGGGATCATCCCGGGACCACCCATGCAACCTTGCTTGTGGGTCCGGAAGGAGATTTCACCGCCGAGGAGACGCAGGCCGCCTCAGACGCGGGATTTTTTAAAATTTCACTCGGCGAGATCGTACTTCGCGTGGAAACAGCAACGATTTTTTGTTTGGCGGCCCTTCGTTATGAATTCCAGTAA